The genomic region TCACATCCTGCGCGGACTCGGGACGGAAGGTGACATCGAGCTGAACGGGCACATTTCGCTCAATGGTTACAGGGAACTGCTGATTGTTCTGCAGCTTGGCCGTGAAGGGACCGCTTCCCGTCGCATTGGTGATGGTCAGGGGAGCGGAGCCGATGTTCGTCAAGGTGACGGTCTGGGTGCTGGAGGTCAGCCGGGGGACGTCATTGAAGACAAGCTGATTCTTGTTCAGCTGCAGCTGCGCGACCGCGGCGACGCCTGACAGCTTGACGGTCAGCTTGGCCGTGGCTGGCGTCTTCGTAGCGAGCTCGAGGTCACCGAAGTAGTTGCCCGGGCGCTGGGGGACGAACGTGATTTCGATCCTGCGACTGCCATTCACCGGGATGGCGGAGTCGGATCCACCAATCAGGTCGATGTTGAAGGTTCCAATGCTGGTGGCCACCTCCGCCAGGTCAACCTCCACCAGCCCTGTGTTGATGATGTCCACGGGCAGCATGAGAGAACTTCCTGGCTGCGTGGCGGGGAAAACCACGGCGGCCAATGACGTGGAGAATTTGGCCTCCGCGCCAATCCCCGTCAGCTTGAAGCTGCGCTTCGTCTCGATATTGCTGAGGGTCCCCCGGTAGGTGATCTCCAGGCTGGCTTCGTACTCCTGGCCCTCGATGTTCGGACTGAAGGTCACCCGGAAGGGCTGGGGCCGCTTCGCACCCTTCTCAAGCACGGGCTCTGAACTGGTGACGTTATCCACGTAGAACGCCGTGCCGGACGGCTCGATGTGGACGTCGGTGACCTTCAGAGGCTCGGTCGCGCTGCTGCTGTTGCTTATGTTGAGGCTGAGGTTGACGTGGGTGCTCCGGTTCTGCTTGTGCCCGAAGTTGATCTCGCTCGCGGTGAAGATGGCGTTGGGGCCATTGGAGTTGCCCTTGACGACGAGCACGGGCGGCAGCCGCTGATCATTCGTGGTGTAGAAGCGCAGCCGCGCCTCCAGGTCGCCCGTGCTGGTCATTGGACGGAAGAGCACCTTCACCTTGGTTTCCCCGCCCGGTTGCAGGGTCTGGGGCGGGAAGTCGACGACCTGGAACAAGGTGGTGTCGTTCTCCGGGATGACCTTCGAAAGGAACAGCGCCTGATTGCCGCTGTTGCGCAAGGTTGCTTCCTTCGTGGACTCACCCCCGGGAGCCACGTTGGGCATCACCAGCGGGTTGGTGACCAGGGTCAGCTCCGCGGCGAACGCCTTGCCGGTGATTGCCACGGGGGGCACGGGCTGCGAGGCATCCGATTGGAGTTGGAGCGTCTTCGAATAGGTGCCCGAGGTGGTCGCGGCGAAGGTCACCGTCACCGGTGCGGTACCGCCGTTCCTCTGGACGATCAGACCGTCCGCCGGGATGCCGGAGACCGTGAAGGGGGCCAGGAGCCCGGGTGCCACGGGGAACACCTTGATGGGCCAGTTGGTGTTGTTCGAGAGGATGACCTGCTGGGGCTCGGGCTGCGCGCCGACGGTGTAGTCAGGGAAGGTCAGGGTGCTTGTGCTGACTCCCAACGAAGTCTTGCGCGCGGTGCCATGGAGGGGCACGTTGGACACGCAGGACGTCGTGGGTGACGTGCCGAAGGTGAGCACGCCATCCACGGCGCCGCTCTCATTGGCGCCGGGGTTGAAGGCAACGAAGAGCTCACGGCCCGCGGAGCCCGGTGCCAGGGTGAACGGCGTGGTGGGGCTCACGGAATAGGCACTGCTACCCGTCACCGAGGGCGTCACCGTCAGCGCGACCGTCCCCGTGTTGGTCACCGTCACCTTCTGCTGCTCACTGCCCACGTCTCCTGCCTCCTGTTCGGCGAAGGTGAACGAAAGGGGGAGGATGCCCAGGCAGGCGTTGCCCGGAGTCTTGGTGCCGGACAGCTTGAGTTCAGGTGCGGTGGGGTCGTTGCTGGTGAAGGTGAGCTTGCCGGTCGTGGCACTCGTCTGCGTCGGGCGGAACGTCAGCTGAAGGCGCTGGGTGTTTCCGGGCGCGAGGCTGAAGGGGACCGAGGTATCCACCCGGAAGGGAGAATCCAGTGGCAGCGTCATCGCGGTGACCTTGAGCAGGCTGTCCCCGCCGTTCCTGACCGTGACCTCCTGGGGCGCGCTGTCGGTGTCAAACGGCGTCTGCTCAAAGGCCACGTCGGTGCGGCTCAAGACGAGCTTCGGGCTCGACGGCGTTGTGCCTGAGAGCGCCAGGGGTTGGTCCGCGACATTGCTCTTGAAGACCAACGTGGTGGTCGCAGTCCCGGACGCGTCCGGACGGAACGTCACCTTCAGGATTCGGGTCCCGCCGGGGGCGATGTTGAAGGGGACGGATGTATTGACCCGGAAGGGGGAGCCCAGGGGCAACACCAGTTGGTTCACGGTGAGCTCACTGCCTCCCTCGTTCCGGACCGTGACCTCCTGGGGGGCGCTGTCGGTGTCCAGGGGCGTCTGCGGGAAGAGCAGCGCGGTGGGACTCAGCACGAGCTTTGGAGGGAGCACGGGGGGCGTGGCGCCAGACAGCGAGATCGCCGGGACGTCGGTGCCATTGATGGTGAAGGCGAGCGTCTGATCCCAGGTGCCGGTCTGGGTCGGGCGGAAGGTCAGCTTCAGACGTTGAGGGGTCCCGGGCGGGATGCTGAGCGGCCCTGACGTATCGACCTGGAACGGTGAGCCGACAGGCAGCTTCAACTGGGTCACTTTGAGGAGACCGCCGCCGTCATTTCGAACGAGGACCTCCTGGGCGGTGCTGTCGGTGTTCACCGGCGTTTGCTCGAAGGTCAGCGCCGTGCGGCTCAAGCCGAGCTTCGGGGGAATTTCCGTCGGCGTGCTGCCAGTCAGGGCGACGGCGGGCACGTCAGTGCCGTTGATGGTGAAGCTGAGGGAGTGGTTGACGTTGCCGGCAACCGTCGGGCGGAACGTCACCTCCAGGCGTTGGGTGTCGCCCTTCGCGAGGCTGAAGGGCCCCGCGGTGTTCACGCGGAACGGTGAGCCGGTGGGCAGCTTCACCTGGGTCACCTTGAGCAGGCCGTCGCCGTCGTTTCTAACGATGACCTCCTGGGGGAGGCTGTCGGTGTTCACCGGCGTCTGCTCGAAGGCCACCGTGTCCCGGCTCACATAGAGCTTCGCGGGGGACAGCCCCTCGCCGGTGAGCGTGACGGATGGCAGCGCTGGGCACACGGCGGAAGCATTCGTCAGCAGGAGCGAGCCCGTGAGGTTGCCCAGGTCATAGGTCAGGGGGACGAACCTCACCTCGAGCGTCGTCGCGCTGGCGGGCGGAATGGTCACCGTGGCACTGGACACGCTGAAGGGGCCGGTAGCGGTAGGCGCCATGCTGAACGCCGCATTGCCCAGGTTCGTCAGCGTGACGTTGCGCGGCGTCGACGTCCCCACTTCATGTGCGCCAAACGCGACGGACGTCTGCCCGACGACGATCAATGGGCCCGTGGCCTTGCCGTCGAGCGTCACGGTGAGCGACGGCATGAGCGGATCATCCGTGTAGAGCGTCAGTGTCCCGTGGAAGGTGGCGGGCTGGAGTGGAGAGAAGCCCACCCGCACTTTCAGCATCGTGTCCGGGCCCTCCGCGGGCCTGGCCGCAAGGGTGCAGGGGGTTTCGCAGAGCGTGTTCGTCGTGTCGTACAGGCCGACGAAGGTGAAGCCCCCGGTGATGCTCGCGTATTGGATCTTGCGTGCCGTGGCGGCGGGGTTGCGCAGATCGATTGAAACCTCCTTCGAATCGCACGCAGCCTGGCTGTTGAAGTTGATGGAGGTGGTCGACAGGATGAGCGGAGGCTCAGGATCGGCCGGTCGCAGTGCCGCGCGACGTTCCTGGACAAGCGTTTCCTTGTTGGCCGCGACAGTGGAGGGTTTCTCCGCCTCGGGACCGCAGGCGGTCAGGACGCACAGGGAGGCCGTCAGGATGAACAGGATGCGTTGCATGAGGCGACCTCAGTTCTCGGCGTGAAGGGCCGGGGCCTTGGCGGAAGAGGAGGGTGGGGGCTTCGGGGCGGCGGCGGGCGGCTCGGGCGGCTTCGCCGCGTCGTCGCCTTCCTTCGGGGCCGCGGGCTGTGTGCCCGTGCGGATGCGTCCTTCGAGCAGCTCGATGTCCAGGGAGCCGGGCGTGGGCGTGTTCACGAACTGCTGCCAGGTGCCGTCAGGGGCCGTGAAGAGGAACGACACCGCCACCGGTGCGTTCTCCGGCAGCGGCACCTTCAGCCGCTGCAGCGTTCCCGGGTAGATCAGCGCCGACAGCAGCACGTCCGCGTCCGGATGGAAGATGCGCGCGGACACCTCGCCGTAGGACTCCACGGCGAACTGCTTCGGGTCCACCTTGCGCACCAGCATGTACAGCGGCCGGCCCTGGTTCGTCCCCGAGGGGGCCTTCACGCTCAGGTGCAGCGTGCTCGGCTGACACGCGGTCAGCAGCGTCAGGAGCAACGGGATACAGCGCCTCATCGCGGCACCTCTCGGAACGGGATCCAGGGCTCACCCCTGAGCCCGAAGCGCAGGTCCATCACCCCGTCCGTGGACTGGGCGCCTCGCGCTCTCAATGACCAGCGGCGGTGCTGCGGGTCCTCCGTGGACTGCGAGGACTCCAGCAGCCGGAAACAGCTCCACGCCGAACGCGACTTCTCCAGCGACGCGTACTGCACCGACTGGTCCGCGGGGGCTCGCACCTCCAGCATCAGCGACGCGGTCTGCTGGTCCCACCACGCCAGCGGGAACTCCTGCCACGACGGACTCTGGTTGTACGCGAGGAACGTCGTCTTGCCGCACTTGAGCGAACCCAGCGTCACGAAGCTGCCCTGCGTGGGCGCCTTCGGCAGCGGCAGCGGCATCACCTGCAGCATCAGCGGCCGGGGCCTTCCCTCCGTGTCCCACAACATGCGGGCCAGCCTCGAGAGCCTCCCCAACGTGGGCAGCATTCCCTGGGGCAACGCGAGCTTCGACTGGAGCGCGCTTCTCGGCACCCACTCCGAGCCTCGCTCCTCGCACACCGGCGCCAGCACCCGCGTCACGAACTCCCAGAACGCTCCATCCTGCCGGCGCAGCACCTCCAGGTCTCCCGGGTCCACCTCCTGCAACGCGTCCGGCGTGAACGGATAGCGGCTCAGCAGCGAACGCAGGAACCGCCCGGAGGCGTCCTCCCACTGCCGCTCCAGGGTCCGCTCAATCTCCCGCTGCCCCAGGTCGCGCACCGCGAGGAAGGGCTGGCGGAAGGGCTGGCGCAGCTCTCCGATGAGCCCCTGCTGGTCCAGCCACGCGTCCACCTTGCGCAGGTAGGACGTGTCGTCCTCCAGCATCATCGAGAAGGCCAGGCGCCCCAGCGGCGTCAGCAGCTCCGGCAGCTTCGCGGCCCCTCCCGCGGGCTGGGCGCTCCCCGCGCCCGTGGCCAGGCCTCCCGTGAGCGACGCCGTCGCCTCCGCGGGCACCACGCCGGGACGGGGCACCGCGTTCAGCTCGTCCGACAGCTGGGCCAGCAGCGCACGGTAGGGGTTGAGCGCCGTGTAGTTGCCGCTCTCGTCCGGCTTCATCACCGTCGCGATGGGCTTGA from Corallococcus macrosporus harbors:
- a CDS encoding choice-of-anchor D domain-containing protein, whose translation is MQRILFILTASLCVLTACGPEAEKPSTVAANKETLVQERRAALRPADPEPPLILSTTSINFNSQAACDSKEVSIDLRNPAATARKIQYASITGGFTFVGLYDTTNTLCETPCTLAARPAEGPDTMLKVRVGFSPLQPATFHGTLTLYTDDPLMPSLTVTLDGKATGPLIVVGQTSVAFGAHEVGTSTPRNVTLTNLGNAAFSMAPTATGPFSVSSATVTIPPASATTLEVRFVPLTYDLGNLTGSLLLTNASAVCPALPSVTLTGEGLSPAKLYVSRDTVAFEQTPVNTDSLPQEVIVRNDGDGLLKVTQVKLPTGSPFRVNTAGPFSLAKGDTQRLEVTFRPTVAGNVNHSLSFTINGTDVPAVALTGSTPTEIPPKLGLSRTALTFEQTPVNTDSTAQEVLVRNDGGGLLKVTQLKLPVGSPFQVDTSGPLSIPPGTPQRLKLTFRPTQTGTWDQTLAFTINGTDVPAISLSGATPPVLPPKLVLSPTALLFPQTPLDTDSAPQEVTVRNEGGSELTVNQLVLPLGSPFRVNTSVPFNIAPGGTRILKVTFRPDASGTATTTLVFKSNVADQPLALSGTTPSSPKLVLSRTDVAFEQTPFDTDSAPQEVTVRNGGDSLLKVTAMTLPLDSPFRVDTSVPFSLAPGNTQRLQLTFRPTQTSATTGKLTFTSNDPTAPELKLSGTKTPGNACLGILPLSFTFAEQEAGDVGSEQQKVTVTNTGTVALTVTPSVTGSSAYSVSPTTPFTLAPGSAGRELFVAFNPGANESGAVDGVLTFGTSPTTSCVSNVPLHGTARKTSLGVSTSTLTFPDYTVGAQPEPQQVILSNNTNWPIKVFPVAPGLLAPFTVSGIPADGLIVQRNGGTAPVTVTFAATTSGTYSKTLQLQSDASQPVPPVAITGKAFAAELTLVTNPLVMPNVAPGGESTKEATLRNSGNQALFLSKVIPENDTTLFQVVDFPPQTLQPGGETKVKVLFRPMTSTGDLEARLRFYTTNDQRLPPVLVVKGNSNGPNAIFTASEINFGHKQNRSTHVNLSLNISNSSSATEPLKVTDVHIEPSGTAFYVDNVTSSEPVLEKGAKRPQPFRVTFSPNIEGQEYEASLEITYRGTLSNIETKRSFKLTGIGAEAKFSTSLAAVVFPATQPGSSLMLPVDIINTGLVEVDLAEVATSIGTFNIDLIGGSDSAIPVNGSRRIEITFVPQRPGNYFGDLELATKTPATAKLTVKLSGVAAVAQLQLNKNQLVFNDVPRLTSSTQTVTLTNIGSAPLTITNATGSGPFTAKLQNNQQFPVTIERNVPVQLDVTFRPESAQDVTGTVHVLSNSNESTDQIITVSGRGTIPVLALPGGAPEFAPQAITVEGDPQPVVVTNTGKAPLVVYSVSVPDQFCIRVDTQKTAVCPSTLSPVVPAFTVETGMAHAFYVTAKPTQLLRIERNLVISSNADPSSTVVKLVVDGVGGVSLSPSTIDFGRVNFGTSLEKTVTVNNTGITDANISVTIPAGNPEFSVQETLPKVPANGSATVKLRFTPQGSTGGLRTVKATVRVEASSQLPLELGLQGTATLARLAVARRDGKAFDGALDFGGTRVNTTSDGIGLRLTHIGPSGSPDAGSGAEANTLTVKDISLDAEDARAFILQKPNLPMALPPDGSLDVSVQFRPDAQRRYNAVLRITSEDSQTSAMLVTLGGRGRTSQLSLSTPTLEFGARVAESSASAIRFVKLTNESLQPLVVRGLEIIGAAENSEPSHFSLDSAPTLPFTLAAQESRDVFVKYVPRPDVTSKANLLVVTNDIESPDAQVSLSGRGLSTVFRALNRSLDFGTVRQSEPATAKVVLTNDSTQELTVMPPKVEGPQATNFVVVSPVLGAEGRALPQGDSLTFDLKYDTTQIGAAKATLVLGTKDQERAALVALSGVSVASFLTIEPFELDLGWVDIGSTSPPRTVTLTNQSASPARLSVVENTNPAFEIDASALDAELAPGAQTTVGVTFRGQVGGPAEGTLKLRLRGETTAEATLTLKGNARTLGGTGGGCACGTSGDGSAALTLLLLLGLGLARQARRARTQG